TGCCATGGCAGTGAGGTCTGGCACTGCCCGGGAGGGGGCTTCATGGGGAGGCTGAGCAGGCACAGGACCGACCTCGGTGCCTGTGGACCGTGCATCCCAGCTGGCCGCTCTGCAGCACCAGTGCATGAAGTGCTTCTCGTCCCTGCACATGGGGTGCCCGAGCACCCCACCAAACATCTGCATCGCTCCTTTTGGCCCTGGTGCTTcctccagcaggcaggaggatgCTGCAAAGTGCCCGCTGCCACGTGTGGGCACGGGGTGGGAGCCGTCGGGGCGGGCGACAGCAGGGGCGCGGGCGCGTGGGGcaggcagccccgcagccgTGCACAGCCCCGTctcgcccggccccgctggCCGGTTAGACTGGCTGCCAGCGAGTCGTGGGAGAGGCAGGCAGGTCCGGACGGAGCTCCCAGGACCTGGCCTCCTTTCCGGAGCTCCCTGTCGCGAGACAGAGGGTGCCCAGGGGGACCCCGGCGCTGCGGGCTCACCCTGACTGTGCCggctctgcctgcctgtctCGCCAGGAACCTCTCGCCCTTCACGCCCACCGTCTCCCGCAAGACTGGCTCCAGGGTCAGTAGGATGTTCTCAATGTCCCACAAATCCCCACCACCCAAGGTGCCTCAGCCCAACCGCCTGGATGAGGTGTACGAAGCGCTCAAGAAGGGCTTGACGTAAGTGCTGGGGCCCCCCACGGCTGGGTGGTTGGAGTCAGGGAGCACCCACGTGGGCCCCCCCGTGGCCAGCTTGGCATGGGTTGGGGGTGGCAGCCACCCAGCAGGGACACGCCAGCTCTCCTGGGCACGTCCTGCTCCTGCACAAGAATTGCGTGGGGAATGGGAGCGCGAGTCCCAGGGTCCCACAGCAGGAGGGACGCAGTGGCACCACCTCCCCGAGACCATCCCCAGCTGGGGTGcgcccagtgctgcagcagtgccccATGCCACATCCCACGCAGAAGCTCACGCGGGCTCCCTTGCTGGGGTGGGGAATGGAGTGTGGGGCCCGGTGGCGTGGTTCCAGACTGACCCCGCGGTGCTGGTGTCCCCAGAGCCTACCTGGAGGTACACCAGCTGGAACTGGAGAAGCTCAGCACCCAGATCCGCGAGTCCAAGAGGAATTCGCGCCTGGTGAGTGATGCTGGGAAGTGTCTCACGGGGAGCAATGTTTTGAGCAGACCCTGGGTTGTGGTCATGGCTGGGACTTGGTCCAGCTGTGCCCCAGGGAACAGCCTGCTTCTGTGGGGACATCAGGGGCCAGCCCGGGCTCTGGTGTCGGGCTGCACGGGgctcctgtcctgctgccaTGCACTGTCCAGCCCTGGCTGGGTGCTGCATGTCCATGCTGACATGCTATGGGTGACGGGTGCGCCATGTGCCAGGGCTCCTTgggtgggcagagctggctttgTGCTGCATCTtatccctctcctctctcctccaggGCTTCCTCTACGATCTGGATAAGGTAAGCGGGAGCGGTGCCCCATCCCCCTTGCCTCCCCACATCCCAGTGCCAGGGATGTGCCGCcgccagccccttccctgcttGTGCTCTATCTCTactgccctccttcccctgggTGGCTGGGACTGGGGCTCTGTGGCAGAGTGGCAGGGGACAACACAGAGACTGCTGGTGGCTTTTAGCCCTCTTCTTGGGACATGTCCTAGCTGCAGCACAAGCATGGAGCAGGGCCGTGTcctgtcctgcagctcctctggggGAGCCTCTCACGCCACCTCCTCTGTTTTTCCAGCAAGTGAAGTCAATTGAGCGCTTCCTGCGTCGCCTGGAATTTCATGCTAGTAAGGTAGGAGCTGGGGAGCGGGTTGGGCTTTGGGCTTCTGGCCTCCGTGTGGCGCAGGGACTTGGGAGCCTGGTTGTCCTGCGGTGCCCCAGGCACTGGGAGACTTCCTCAAGAAGCCACTGTCGCTGCCTGCTGCttgtccccctgcccctcacTGCACCTCTGGCCTGTTCTTGCAGATCGACGAGCTCTACGAAGCCTACTGCATCCAGCGGCGGCTCCGCGATGGGGCCCACAACATGGTCAAGGCTTACAGCACGGGCTCACCGGGCAGCCGAGAGGCACGCGAGAGCCTCGCTGAGGCCAGCAAGGGCTACAAGGAGTACACGGAGGTCAGGCACCATGCACTGGGTGGGCTGGGAAGGTGCTGACATCATGGACTGTGGGTGACGGGAGCTCTGTCCCTTGTCCCCAGAACATGTGCCTGCTGGAGAGCGAGCTGGAGAGCCAGCTGGGCGAGTTCCACGTCCGGATGAAAGGTAAggcatccctccccagccccggccctaCACAAGCACATCTTGTCCTGACGcccctctgccttctcttgcAGGGCTGGCAGGTTTCGCCCGGCTCTGCGCTGGCGACCAGTACGAGGTTCGTGGGGCTTTGGGCTTACGGATGGGGatctgctctcctccctccctgtgGTCCTTGCTGTGCCTGGGGGTTGTGGGTGGGCCTTGTCCTGGGTGCTGGTGCCGCACTGGGGACCTGTGGTGGGTGGCCCTGGATGTGCAGAGAGCATCTCCCCCATCCCCATgtctctgctccttccccagatCTTCATGAAGTACGGGCGGCAGCGGTGGAAGCTGCGTGGGCGCATCGAGGTGAACAGCAAGCAGGTGTGGGACAGCGAGGAGATGGTTTTCTTGCCTCTCATCACTGAGTTCCTCTCCATCAAGGTATGGGGacctgcagggaggcagcagtgggGCAGGAGGGTGTGGGCCAGGGGGCACCTTCCTGGCCAGAGCCGTGTTAGGGAAACAGCAGCGATGACTGTGGTGAGGACACGTGTGAGGAGCCATGTGCTGGCTGTGGGAGGAGAACGTGACCAAGGCAGCACCGCGACCTGGTGGGGGACCAGGACCTCACCCAAATCCAGCCCTTGCTGGGGATGGAAGATGCTgtctggtggtggtggcatcCTGGCAGCATCAGGGGTGCTGCGTGCACAGCTGCCAATGGGCTTGTCTcatcctctcctcctcctccttctccaggTGACGGAGCTAAAGAGCCTGGCCAACCATGTGGTGGTGGGCAACGTGTCCTGTGAGACCAAGGACCTCTTTGCAGCTCTCCCCCAGGTGGTGGCTGTGGATATCAACGACTTGGGTACCCTCAAACTCAGCCTGGAGGTGACCTGGAAGTGAGTACCCCGGCAGGCTTTGCTGGTAGCacgtggcagggctggggacccaGCGCTGGCCTGCCTTGAGCTTTCACCCATCCCAAAACTTGGCTGCAATTCTGGAAAGCCATAAGTGGACCGAAGAGCATCCTGGTGTGCTATTCAACACCCTCCCACTCACTGCAGAGCAGGGTTGAGACCTCCTGGCTTGGGAAGCTcccctcacctccctgctctcctccgCAGCCCCTTCGACAAGGATGACCAGCCCTCGGCAGCCAGCAGTGTCAACAAGGCCTCCACGGTGAACAAGCGCTTCTCCACCTACAACCAGAGCCCGCCTGACACGCCGTCCCTACGGGAGCAGGCTTTCTACGTAAGTGTGGGGCCACACGGAGCTGCCTGTGGCTGGGGCGAGGTGGCCCACGGTGGGATTTGCTTCGTTGAGTTGCGCGTGTCAGGAGAAGTTCCCATGGGTGGCACAGCTTGGGGACAAGGGCGGGCAGACCTGCCCTGGAGCTCTGCTCCATCCATCCGACCACAGCCCCCGGCACCAGCCCTCCCACCCTCACAGCTCCTCTTCTCTCTGCCCAAGAGCCCGGCGCGGGCAGCCGACAAGCACGGCTGGTCCTTGTTGGACATCTTTCGGGAGACACTTTTGGAGAAGCTGTCTCGGAGCTGCTCCTGCGGCGACGTCTCCTCGGTCGAGCTCAGGAGATggccgcggccgggccgcgTAAGTGCGAGGGCTGGAGCCGGCCTGTAGCGTAGCCCAGTGGCGTGGCCGTCCTGCCGTAGCGTAGCCACTCCTCGTCTCCTACTCACCAGTGAGTAGAAGGCCTGGCCGTGTCCCTGCTGGTGGCCGTGGTGTGCTGTGCCGTGGCGGCGCTGGCGTGACGCTAACGTGGCGTGGTGCCAGCACGGCGCTGGCATGAGGCTGGCGTGGTGCTGGCATGACGTTGGCTGGTGTGACGCTGGGGGTGACACTGGTGCGACGTCGCTGTGAAGCCGCCGTGACGTTGTTGACATCTCCGTGATGTCATCGTGATGTCACCATGACGTCATCGTGACATCAGTGTGATGGCGGTGCTGCCCCCTGCGGGCTGGTGGCGGGGCTGTCGCTCTCCTTGCAGCCGAGGCCTCCCAGTGTCGTGCCCGCCATGCTGGGTGCCGCCGGCTGGAAGGGGCAGCAGCGCGCCGAGGGGTGCCCCTTCCAGCCCTGAGGGTCGCCGCGGCCTCGGTGCCTCCTGACACCCTCTCGTCCCCTCCACAGAACATGCTGCGGcgccaggaggagctggagaacGGCACAGCCTGGTCCATCTCCTCCGAGTCTTCGGACGACTCCTCGAGCCCCCAGCTGTCGGGCAGCGCCCGCCACGCCGCCAAGCCCATCGTGCAGCCCGAGGTGCAGGCCTCGGCCCCCGCCATCGAGATCGccttctcccagcagcaggaggaggccgGGGCCAGCGGCAGCGTCCCTGCCGGGCCGGCTCTGCCGGGGCACCCGGAGGAGCAGGGTGGCCGCAAGAAGGACCCGGTGGCCAACGGGCACGTGCCCTACGCCCGGACTCTCAGCCACATCAGTGAAGCCAGTGTGGACGCGAGCATGGAGGCCAAGGCTGTGGAGAGCCTGTGGGagccctctcccagcccagAGGACCCCAGTGCGGGCGAGCAGGATGCGGACTCCCTCCCTGGCGCCTCAAATTCGGTGCCAGAGGCCTGGGCAGAACAGGACAATGGCCCCGAGGCCAAGCCCCGCGCTGTGGTGGCGTGGGCTGAGACTTGTGAGATGGAGGCCGAGCCAGTGACAAGCTCGGCACCCAGCCCGGCACCGGCACAGGAGGTTTGCGGCAGCGAGGCCCCCGCGCCGGCCGCGGTGCTGGCACAGGCCCCCGCCGAAGAGGAGCCCGTCCTCACCCCACACTTGGCCACCAGCCCCCCAGCAGTACCACGGGTGAAGGCCGTGGActcagggctggaggaggccaTCAGCCTCCTGGCCTCAGCCCTGGATGACTATCGGGGACAgttcccagagctgcagcccctggaacGGGAGCTCAAACACCTGGAGGAGATCCTGCTGGTGAGGAGGCTCAGAAGGAGTCCACAACAGTAGTTGGGGACAAGGGGCAAGGATGGTGGGGCCATCCCTGATGGCAGTGAACAGGGACAAGGGTGGTGGGGCCATCCCTGATGGCAGTGGCCAGGGACAAGGGTGGTGGGGCCACTTTGGCTGCCTTGCCAAGACCTGTCCGTGCCAAGACCCATCCATGCCATCCCTTCCTCCACAGCACAAGCAGGGTGTGTTCCTCAGCCGGGCCTCAAGCATCAGCCTCACAGTGGAGCACGCTCTGGAGAGCTTCAGCTTCCTCAACACCTCGGACATGGAGGACTCAGAGGGCTCCGAGGAGGATGCTCTCCAGGATGagaggtgggcagcagggggctCGCGGAATGGGGCCtggggcaggatgcggccctgGGGCAGCTGGGATGGGGGTGCCCAGTTCTGGTAGGGTGCCTCCCTGCACATCTAGGTGGCCCCATCTCAGCTGGGGACAGTCCCAGCTCGTGAAGtagcaggatctggccctgctg
This sequence is a window from Cygnus atratus isolate AKBS03 ecotype Queensland, Australia chromosome 12, CAtr_DNAZoo_HiC_assembly, whole genome shotgun sequence. Protein-coding genes within it:
- the RIPOR1 gene encoding rho family-interacting cell polarization regulator 1 isoform X1 gives rise to the protein MGEEQRRCTQPGLLSPPAPSPASPGTWRPSRSHSTMSLSARPQRRVLVAKINRSQSFAGVNSTADRPFRNLSPFTPTVSRKTGSRVSRMFSMSHKSPPPKVPQPNRLDEVYEALKKGLTAYLEVHQLELEKLSTQIRESKRNSRLGFLYDLDKQVKSIERFLRRLEFHASKIDELYEAYCIQRRLRDGAHNMVKAYSTGSPGSREARESLAEASKGYKEYTENMCLLESELESQLGEFHVRMKGLAGFARLCAGDQYEIFMKYGRQRWKLRGRIEVNSKQVWDSEEMVFLPLITEFLSIKVTELKSLANHVVVGNVSCETKDLFAALPQVVAVDINDLGTLKLSLEVTWNPFDKDDQPSAASSVNKASTVNKRFSTYNQSPPDTPSLREQAFYNMLRRQEELENGTAWSISSESSDDSSSPQLSGSARHAAKPIVQPEVQASAPAIEIAFSQQQEEAGASGSVPAGPALPGHPEEQGGRKKDPVANGHVPYARTLSHISEASVDASMEAKAVESLWEPSPSPEDPSAGEQDADSLPGASNSVPEAWAEQDNGPEAKPRAVVAWAETCEMEAEPVTSSAPSPAPAQEVCGSEAPAPAAVLAQAPAEEEPVLTPHLATSPPAVPRVKAVDSGLEEAISLLASALDDYRGQFPELQPLERELKHLEEILLHKQGVFLSRASSISLTVEHALESFSFLNTSDMEDSEGSEEDALQDERRASRARRGSRAPSAGEVGADDAGTCSGSEGSADPMSTGNEFLDKALVLHLHNCNRLLLKLGTFGPLRCHEMYALDRLLREAQVLEIVCQLMEERLEAACSAAGVVQFSTRKEGVLPLWDRCVELPNVYTCPVERFLQVLSAQYAAPINERHPGLADAVCVKLVEDVLNRRLPRRPGGTQGEQVTVFQYWSHFESLGALVLDTYVMELAEEVLLAQNLNSDDQDVVLRALKRVPEGRLKKEGLKALSLLLVEGNSKVVSAVSAQLRSLAENPRFRQRALVCYLDQLEDEEVQTRVAGCAALGCLKAKESIEQLVYLCQTDKEPVREAAKQSLMLCGEDGKSAHRRLEETLDSLPRIFAPASMASTAF
- the RIPOR1 gene encoding rho family-interacting cell polarization regulator 1 isoform X3 → MGEEQRRCTQPGLLSPPAPSPASPGTWRPSRSHSTMSLSARPQRRVLVAKINRSQSFAGVNSTADRPFRNLSPFTPTVSRKTGSRVSRMFSMSHKSPPPKVPQPNRLDEVYEALKKGLTAYLEVHQLELEKLSTQIRESKRNSRLGFLYDLDKQVKSIERFLRRLEFHASKIDELYEAYCIQRRLRDGAHNMVKAYSTGSPGSREARESLAEASKGYKEYTENMCLLESELESQLGEFHVRMKGLAGFARLCAGDQYEIFMKYGRQRWKLRGRIEVNSKQVWDSEEMVFLPLITEFLSIKVTELKSLANHVVVGNVSCETKDLFAALPQVVAVDINDLGTLKLSLEVTWNPFDKDDQPSAASSVNKASTVNKRFSTYNQSPPDTPSLREQAFYNMLRRQEELENGTAWSISSESSDDSSSPQLSGSARHAAKPIVQPEVQASAPAIEIAFSQQQEEAGASGSVPAGPALPGHPEEQGGRKKDPVANGHVPYARTLSHISEASVDASMEAKAVESLWEPSPSPEDPSAGEQDADSLPGASNSVPEAWAEQDNGPEAKPRAVVAWAETCEMEAEPVTSSAPSPAPAQEVCGSEAPAPAAVLAQAPAEEEPVLTPHLATSPPAVPRVKAVDSGLEEAISLLASALDDYRGQFPELQPLERELKHLEEILLHKQGVFLSRASSISLTVEHALESFSFLNTSDMEDSEGSEEDALQDERRASRARRGSRAPSAGEVGADDAGTCSGSEGSADPMSTGNEFLDKALVLHLHNCNRLLLKLGTFGPLRCHEMYALDRLLREAQVLEIVCQLMEERLEAACSAAGVVQFSTRKEGVLPLWDRCVELPNVYTCPVERFLQVLSAQYAAPINERHPGLADAVCVKLVEDVLNRRLPRRPGGTQGEQVTVFQYWSHFESLGALVLDTYVMELAEEVLLAQNLNSDDQDVVLRALKRVPEGRLKKEGLKALSLLLVEGNSKVVSAVSAQLRSLAENPRFRQRALVCYLDQLEDEEVQTRVAGCAALGCLKAKESIEQLVYLCQTDKEPVREAAKQSLMLCDGTERTI
- the RIPOR1 gene encoding rho family-interacting cell polarization regulator 1 isoform X2, encoding MNGKQKGRPSRSHSTMSLSARPQRRVLVAKINRSQSFAGVNSTADRPFRNLSPFTPTVSRKTGSRVSRMFSMSHKSPPPKVPQPNRLDEVYEALKKGLTAYLEVHQLELEKLSTQIRESKRNSRLGFLYDLDKQVKSIERFLRRLEFHASKIDELYEAYCIQRRLRDGAHNMVKAYSTGSPGSREARESLAEASKGYKEYTENMCLLESELESQLGEFHVRMKGLAGFARLCAGDQYEIFMKYGRQRWKLRGRIEVNSKQVWDSEEMVFLPLITEFLSIKVTELKSLANHVVVGNVSCETKDLFAALPQVVAVDINDLGTLKLSLEVTWNPFDKDDQPSAASSVNKASTVNKRFSTYNQSPPDTPSLREQAFYNMLRRQEELENGTAWSISSESSDDSSSPQLSGSARHAAKPIVQPEVQASAPAIEIAFSQQQEEAGASGSVPAGPALPGHPEEQGGRKKDPVANGHVPYARTLSHISEASVDASMEAKAVESLWEPSPSPEDPSAGEQDADSLPGASNSVPEAWAEQDNGPEAKPRAVVAWAETCEMEAEPVTSSAPSPAPAQEVCGSEAPAPAAVLAQAPAEEEPVLTPHLATSPPAVPRVKAVDSGLEEAISLLASALDDYRGQFPELQPLERELKHLEEILLHKQGVFLSRASSISLTVEHALESFSFLNTSDMEDSEGSEEDALQDERRASRARRGSRAPSAGEVGADDAGTCSGSEGSADPMSTGNEFLDKALVLHLHNCNRLLLKLGTFGPLRCHEMYALDRLLREAQVLEIVCQLMEERLEAACSAAGVVQFSTRKEGVLPLWDRCVELPNVYTCPVERFLQVLSAQYAAPINERHPGLADAVCVKLVEDVLNRRLPRRPGGTQGEQVTVFQYWSHFESLGALVLDTYVMELAEEVLLAQNLNSDDQDVVLRALKRVPEGRLKKEGLKALSLLLVEGNSKVVSAVSAQLRSLAENPRFRQRALVCYLDQLEDEEVQTRVAGCAALGCLKAKESIEQLVYLCQTDKEPVREAAKQSLMLCGEDGKSAHRRLEETLDSLPRIFAPASMASTAF